From Candidatus Saccharibacteria bacterium, the proteins below share one genomic window:
- a CDS encoding ABC-F family ATP-binding cassette domain-containing protein, translating into MIELKSAFLSFGQQTILSGLDLRIHPGEKLALVGQNGSGKSTLLNVLSGNQGLDEGQLIIRGGWTIGIMPQKFDQYWQDSCRLFLRKLTGIEQAQKSLDQSIGALGEGTEEANQAYQDAMDQVERLGVYDFDSRIGGVIEQVGLQGLDLELEIGQISGGQRHKLALASLLLSKKDCFLLDEPTNNLDQSGLVLLEDFLINSGSAIVFVSHDRVLLRKLAKKVLKFDDQDNSIQIYSTGYQNYLDNIMQERNREVKLYKHYIAEVNQLTESIQMLRENNTQINQAKDSDKMADKARSDRASKSQASGLKSLERRLDDLESNPVKKPFEVELLNLEFIPASRPAENLIIAKNLVLKRGQFSIGPIDFSLNWGQKVVLTGPNGVGKSTFIMAINQEIKPSSGSLELSDNLSIGYMDQDQSLPDLNRAVIENFAILTGKDQTKGRQFLAKLGFDDQLTQKLAQDLSPGQKARLLLAGYMVKGVNLLILDEPTNHIDIETINVLESALQKFPGSVLTISHDREFINNLKPDKLIEVSLDGFRELDQE; encoded by the coding sequence GTGATAGAGCTAAAATCAGCCTTTTTATCTTTTGGCCAGCAAACAATTCTTTCTGGTTTGGATTTGCGTATTCATCCGGGCGAGAAATTAGCCTTGGTGGGGCAAAATGGTAGTGGTAAATCAACCCTTCTTAATGTATTATCCGGTAATCAGGGCCTAGATGAAGGTCAGCTGATTATCAGAGGAGGCTGGACTATTGGTATCATGCCCCAGAAGTTCGATCAATATTGGCAAGATAGCTGTAGACTATTTCTCAGAAAGTTGACCGGTATAGAACAAGCCCAAAAATCTCTAGATCAGAGTATTGGAGCCTTAGGTGAGGGGACTGAAGAGGCCAATCAAGCTTATCAAGATGCAATGGATCAAGTCGAGAGATTGGGTGTTTATGATTTTGATTCGAGGATTGGTGGAGTAATCGAACAAGTTGGGTTACAAGGTCTTGATCTTGAGCTAGAAATCGGACAGATATCTGGTGGACAGAGACACAAGCTAGCTTTAGCTAGTCTACTTTTGAGCAAAAAAGATTGTTTTTTGCTTGATGAACCTACTAACAATCTGGATCAGTCTGGGTTGGTTTTGCTTGAAGATTTTTTGATCAATTCGGGATCTGCAATAGTTTTTGTTTCACACGATCGTGTATTGTTGCGTAAGCTTGCAAAAAAAGTTTTAAAATTTGATGATCAGGATAATTCTATTCAGATTTACTCTACGGGATATCAAAATTATCTTGACAATATAATGCAGGAGAGAAATAGAGAGGTCAAGCTATATAAGCACTATATTGCCGAAGTCAATCAATTGACAGAATCTATTCAAATGCTTAGGGAGAATAATACACAGATCAATCAGGCAAAAGATTCAGACAAGATGGCGGATAAAGCGCGTTCAGACCGAGCTTCTAAAAGTCAAGCTTCTGGTTTGAAAAGTTTGGAACGAAGACTTGATGATCTGGAGAGTAATCCAGTCAAGAAGCCATTTGAGGTTGAGTTATTGAATCTAGAGTTTATTCCAGCTAGCAGGCCAGCTGAGAATTTAATCATTGCTAAGAACTTAGTGCTAAAACGGGGTCAATTCAGTATCGGGCCAATAGATTTTAGCCTGAACTGGGGACAGAAGGTTGTCTTGACTGGTCCAAATGGCGTAGGAAAATCGACATTTATCATGGCAATCAACCAAGAGATTAAGCCGAGTTCAGGCAGCCTCGAGCTATCTGATAACCTGTCGATTGGTTATATGGATCAGGATCAAAGTTTGCCCGATCTTAATAGGGCAGTGATTGAGAATTTTGCAATCTTAACTGGTAAGGATCAGACCAAAGGACGTCAATTTTTAGCCAAACTCGGATTTGATGATCAGCTTACCCAGAAGTTAGCTCAAGACCTAAGTCCTGGACAAAAGGCCAGATTACTCTTAGCTGGATATATGGTCAAAGGAGTAAATCTTTTGATACTTGATGAGCCAACTAATCATATAGATATTGAGACTATTAATGTTCTAGAATCAGCATTGCAAAAGTTTCCAGGATCTGTACTAACGATCTCACATGATCGAGAATTTATCAATAATCTCAAACCAGACAAGCTAATTGAGGTTAGTTTGGACGGTTTTAGGGAGCTCGATCAGGAGTAA